A single region of the Lineus longissimus chromosome 14, tnLinLong1.2, whole genome shotgun sequence genome encodes:
- the LOC135499188 gene encoding uncharacterized protein LOC135499188 — MHRCSIPYQLFADDNQLLKSARRGDESQCTALVTSMEDGIRNIKTWLSKNMLALNAPKTDMANFVSARGSGSIPGINIDGVWIQCSKCVKDLGAWLEGDMSMRMQVKMTCKAAVASLYKIGRIRKFLDKRSAERLVQAFITSRLDSNNGILYGLPDTTLAPLQRVQNMAARLICRAKKFDHVTPLLKELHWLPIKARIEFKVLCVIHKSLNGVGPEYLNDLLLETEGRTRSATFKTLQVKRTRSR, encoded by the coding sequence ATGCACAGGTGCAGTATTCCGTATCAGCTGTTTGCTGATGACAATCAGCTGTTGAAGTCGGCTCGCCGTGGTGACGAGTCCCAATGTACAGCGTTGGTTACAAGCATGGAGGATGGTATTAGGAATATTAAAACGTGGCTTTCAAAAAACATGCTTGCCCTTAATGCGCCAAAGACCGACATGGCTAACTTTGTCAGCGCCAGGGGATCGGGCTCTATACCGGGGATCAACATTGACGGTGTCTGGATTCAGTGTTCCAAGTGTGTTAAGGATTTGGGGGCATGGTTGGAAGGGGACATGAGCATGCGCATGCAGGTAAAAATGACTTGCAAAGCCGCCGTCGCCAGTCTTTATAAGATCGGCCGCATTAGGAAATTCTTGGACAAACGTAGTGCTGAAAGGCTGGTCCAAGCCTTCATTACATCAAGGCTTGATTCCAACAATGGAATTCTATACGGTCTGCCTGATACGACTCTTGCACCGTTGCAACGggtgcaaaatatggcagcAAGGCTGATATGTCgcgcaaagaaatttgaccatGTAACGCCCTTACTCAAGGAGCTACACTGGCTTCCCATCAAAGCCAGGATTGAATTCAAAGTTCTGTGTGTGATCCACAAGTCACTAAATGGTGTCGGACCGGAGTACCTCAATGACCTCCTCCTGGAAACAGAAGGTCGCACTAGGTCAGCCACTTTCAAGACCCTTCAGGTCAAGCGGACCAGATCGAGGTAA